The Carnobacterium divergens genome includes a window with the following:
- a CDS encoding YqgQ family protein translates to MRILYDVQLLLKRFGIYVYVGERLWDIEMMSIELKSLKDSGLIDDDVYIPAALVLRKEHRMEEEKQKIIGLDN, encoded by the coding sequence ATGCGAATCTTATATGATGTACAGTTACTACTAAAAAGATTTGGCATCTATGTTTATGTAGGGGAGCGATTGTGGGATATTGAGATGATGTCAATTGAACTAAAAAGTTTAAAAGATTCAGGTTTAATTGATGATGACGTCTATATACCAGCGGCTTTGGTTTTACGAAAAGAGCATCGTATGGAAGAAGAAAAACAAAAAATCATTGGTTTGGATAACTAA
- a CDS encoding rhomboid family intramembrane serine protease codes for MTNQKKIPLNELLKKPIVTYSFLAIQLIIFLLMTMDGGSENSVTLIKYGAKENTFIAMGQWWRLVTPMFVHIGALHIIVNSVTLYYLGIQLEGVFGHLRFALIYLLSGIAGNVASFAFNDAISAGASTALFGLFGTALMLAETFRHNVQMQEMAKTFGIFIGLNLVTGFMSTSVDNSGHIGGLIGGFLIATAISVPKASSDLTVKRILAGVAYLIAIAFFIAIGFKKMQIGL; via the coding sequence TTGACGAATCAAAAAAAGATCCCATTAAATGAACTATTAAAAAAACCGATTGTAACGTATAGCTTTTTAGCCATTCAACTGATTATTTTCCTATTAATGACAATGGATGGAGGCAGTGAAAATAGTGTGACTCTTATCAAGTATGGAGCAAAAGAAAATACGTTTATTGCGATGGGGCAATGGTGGCGTTTAGTCACACCAATGTTTGTTCATATTGGAGCGCTTCACATTATCGTAAATTCTGTAACGTTATATTACTTAGGGATACAATTGGAAGGTGTTTTTGGTCATTTACGATTTGCTTTGATTTATCTATTAAGTGGAATTGCGGGAAATGTAGCAAGTTTTGCTTTTAATGATGCAATTTCAGCAGGTGCTAGTACGGCGTTGTTCGGTTTATTTGGAACAGCATTGATGCTAGCAGAAACTTTTAGACACAATGTTCAAATGCAAGAAATGGCTAAAACTTTTGGAATCTTTATCGGTTTAAACTTAGTAACAGGATTTATGTCTACCTCAGTGGATAATTCAGGCCATATTGGTGGCTTAATTGGGGGATTTTTAATTGCAACAGCGATTTCTGTACCAAAAGCATCAAGTGACTTGACAGTGAAGCGGATTTTAGCAGGAGTAGCTTATCTGATTGCGATTGCTTTCTTTATCGCAATCGGTTTCAAAAAAATGCAAATCGGGTTATAA
- a CDS encoding 5-formyltetrahydrofolate cyclo-ligase produces MNKNELRKIILAELKALDPETKKQNEERLLSQLFQSDYFLKAKTIGITLSQKIEIDTQPIIEKCQTLGKKIVIPRTGLQGKMDFCLYEAETSLETTSFGILEPTSTVPSVDKNQIDLLIVPGVAFSIAGYRIGFGAGFYDRYLADYQGDTVSLVLQPQIRNDWTPDSYDIPVKKLFTE; encoded by the coding sequence ATGAATAAAAACGAATTACGAAAAATAATTTTAGCTGAACTAAAGGCATTGGACCCAGAGACAAAAAAACAAAATGAAGAGCGTCTTCTAAGCCAATTATTTCAATCAGATTACTTTTTAAAGGCAAAAACGATAGGGATAACATTGTCACAAAAGATTGAAATTGATACGCAACCAATTATTGAAAAATGCCAAACTCTTGGAAAAAAAATCGTGATTCCGCGAACTGGATTACAAGGTAAAATGGATTTTTGTTTGTACGAAGCAGAAACTAGTTTAGAAACAACTTCTTTTGGGATTCTTGAACCAACGTCAACAGTACCCAGTGTGGATAAAAATCAGATAGATTTATTGATTGTTCCCGGTGTTGCATTTTCAATAGCAGGTTATCGTATTGGTTTTGGAGCGGGTTTCTATGATCGCTATCTTGCCGATTACCAAGGCGACACTGTTTCGCTTGTACTACAACCTCAAATAAGAAATGATTGGACTCCAGATAGTTACGACATTCCAGTCAAAAAATTGTTTACTGAATAA
- the rpmG gene encoding 50S ribosomal protein L33 codes for MRVNITLECTECRERNYHTKKNKRNNPDRVEFKKYCPRERRATLHRETK; via the coding sequence ATGCGTGTAAACATCACATTGGAATGTACTGAGTGTAGAGAACGTAACTACCACACAAAGAAAAACAAACGTAACAATCCAGACCGTGTTGAATTCAAAAAATATTGTCCGCGCGAACGTCGTGCGACATTACATCGTGAAACAAAATAA